In Longimicrobium sp., the following proteins share a genomic window:
- a CDS encoding carbon-nitrogen hydrolase family protein has protein sequence MDILAHTSAMTSPNLTVAIAQAEVAPDLAAGLQRTAELAREAAERGAQLVAFPETWLPGYPAWLDVCRDAALWDHAPTKAVFARMARDSVAIPGPAADSLAAIARDAGSTMVVGVSERVEAGPGRGTLFNSLLTFAPDGRLLNHHRKLVPTYTERLVWGPGDAEGLRAVDTPAARVGGLICWEHWMPLARQAMHDSGEDVHVAVWPTAHEMHQVASRQYAFEGRCFVLAVGGLMRASALPPELEPHPGRIASPDAWVLRGGSSIIGPDGRYIAEPVYDEPRLIVAELDLGRIREESMTLDVSGHYARSELFDFAPRRSGRRSAGEG, from the coding sequence ATGGATATCCTCGCACACACGTCGGCGATGACATCACCCAACCTGACCGTCGCCATCGCGCAGGCCGAGGTCGCGCCTGACCTGGCAGCCGGGCTCCAGCGCACGGCCGAGCTGGCGCGAGAGGCGGCGGAGCGCGGCGCGCAGCTCGTCGCCTTTCCGGAGACGTGGCTCCCTGGCTATCCGGCGTGGCTGGACGTGTGCCGCGACGCCGCGCTCTGGGACCACGCGCCCACCAAGGCCGTATTCGCGCGGATGGCGCGGGACAGCGTCGCGATCCCCGGCCCCGCCGCCGACTCGCTCGCCGCCATCGCGCGGGATGCTGGGAGCACGATGGTGGTGGGCGTGAGTGAGCGCGTGGAGGCGGGTCCCGGCCGCGGTACGCTCTTCAACTCGCTCCTCACCTTCGCGCCCGACGGGCGGCTGCTGAACCACCATCGCAAGCTGGTGCCCACCTACACCGAGCGCCTGGTGTGGGGCCCCGGCGACGCCGAAGGGCTCCGCGCCGTCGACACCCCCGCCGCGCGCGTCGGCGGACTGATCTGCTGGGAGCACTGGATGCCGCTCGCTCGCCAGGCGATGCACGACTCGGGCGAGGACGTGCACGTGGCCGTGTGGCCGACCGCGCACGAGATGCACCAGGTGGCCAGCCGACAGTACGCCTTCGAGGGGCGCTGCTTCGTCCTAGCCGTGGGCGGGCTGATGCGCGCATCCGCCCTGCCGCCCGAACTGGAGCCACACCCCGGCCGCATCGCGTCGCCGGACGCGTGGGTGCTGCGCGGCGGGAGCTCCATCATCGGCCCCGACGGCCGCTACATCGCGGAGCCGGTCTACGACGAGCCCCGACTGATCGTGGCGGAGCTCGACCTCGGCCGCATCCGCGAGGAGTCCATGACGCTGGACGTCAGCGGCCACTACGCGCGCAGCGAGCTCTTCGACTTCGCGCCCCGCCGCTCCGGCAGGCGCAGCGCGGGCGAGGGTTGA